A portion of the uncultured Bacteroides sp. genome contains these proteins:
- a CDS encoding HAD family phosphatase: MEKGGVIFDFNGTLFWDSEYQESSWDEYLEIQNIKLTKLQKREYIHGRNGKDTFEILFNRKLNDSEVNQLIEEKEVLYRKECLKHEMELAPGAKSLLEYLKAEKIPMGIATASGKTNIDFFIEKFNLLSYFKPEHIIYDDGSIKGKPNPDLFEKAIHRLGVKKENSIIFEDSYSGIQAAINCKVPTVIIVKSTNENFESFHLPIIKHFDEFDKNLLI, from the coding sequence ATGGAAAAAGGTGGAGTAATTTTTGATTTTAATGGAACATTATTCTGGGATTCAGAATATCAAGAATCTTCTTGGGATGAATATTTAGAAATACAAAACATTAAACTTACTAAGCTGCAGAAGAGAGAATACATCCATGGACGAAATGGGAAAGATACTTTCGAAATCTTATTTAATCGTAAGTTGAATGATTCGGAAGTAAATCAACTCATTGAAGAGAAAGAGGTCCTTTATAGAAAAGAATGTCTTAAACACGAAATGGAACTTGCCCCCGGAGCAAAATCTCTTTTAGAATATTTGAAAGCCGAAAAGATACCTATGGGAATAGCAACTGCTTCGGGAAAAACGAATATAGATTTTTTCATCGAGAAGTTTAACTTACTGTCTTATTTCAAACCAGAGCATATCATTTATGATGATGGTTCAATAAAGGGGAAACCTAATCCGGACTTATTTGAAAAAGCGATTCATCGATTAGGAGTGAAGAAGGAAAATTCAATTATTTTCGAGGATTCTTATTCAGGGATACAGGCGGCAATTAATTGCAAAGTGCCAACTGTTATTATTGTAAAATCCACTAACGAAAACTTCGAGTCGTTTCATCTACCAATAATAAAACACTTTGATGAGTTTGATAAAAATCTTCTAATTTAA
- a CDS encoding nucleotidyl transferase AbiEii/AbiGii toxin family protein: protein MMNLFDQMMSRYEINTNNDYTNALHEVMQQITLAGLYHSGFFDKAAFYGGTCLRIFHGVERFSEDMDFSLLKSDETFTLEEYFVPIINEFKALGRDVAINRKIKKGLSSSIESAFLKDDTAIYDLQFKSEHNIKIKVEVDINPPLGFTTESKLLLLPSSFMTRCYTLPDLYAGKMHALLFRNWKNRVKGRDWYDFEWYVRNGVKLDFVHLQERIREFNGTEMNKEQFLEALKERLSSTDIKKVKQDVQPFIKHQEGLEIWSNDYFVQLADMIIF from the coding sequence CAAATGATGTCTCGCTATGAGATTAACACCAATAATGATTACACCAACGCGCTGCACGAAGTGATGCAGCAAATAACTTTGGCAGGATTGTATCATAGTGGCTTCTTTGATAAAGCAGCTTTCTATGGTGGTACATGCCTTCGCATATTTCACGGTGTAGAGCGATTTTCGGAGGATATGGACTTTTCATTGCTTAAGTCCGATGAGACTTTTACACTTGAAGAGTATTTTGTTCCAATCATCAATGAGTTTAAAGCATTAGGAAGGGACGTTGCGATTAATCGAAAGATAAAAAAAGGTCTATCATCAAGCATTGAATCTGCTTTTCTAAAAGATGATACTGCAATTTATGACCTGCAATTTAAATCAGAGCATAATATTAAGATAAAAGTAGAAGTGGATATTAACCCACCGTTGGGATTCACGACTGAATCAAAACTGCTGCTACTCCCCTCCTCGTTTATGACACGCTGCTATACATTGCCCGATTTATATGCAGGCAAGATGCATGCTCTGTTATTCAGAAATTGGAAAAATAGAGTCAAAGGCCGTGATTGGTATGACTTTGAATGGTACGTACGCAATGGAGTCAAACTTGACTTTGTTCATCTGCAAGAACGCATTCGTGAATTCAATGGAACAGAAATGAATAAAGAACAATTCTTGGAAGCATTAAAAGAACGCTTGTCTTCAACTGATATAAAAAAGGTGAAACAAGATGTTCAGCCCTTTATTAAGCACCAAGAGGGCTTGGAAATATGGTCAAATGATTATTTTGTTCAGTTAGCAGATATGATTATCTTCTGA